Genomic window (Magnolia sinica isolate HGM2019 chromosome 6, MsV1, whole genome shotgun sequence):
CGACATCCATTCCGGCCATTAGTTTCTCCAGCTCATGTTGGGACCCGAACAGGCAGAtccgaggtgggccacaccaaggaaatgATAGAGATGGAAATCCCACCCTTGAAACCTACctgtggcccaccgtaatgtttatctccCATCCTACCCGTTTATAAGGTGATTCTCACTGGGATGAAGCGAAAACTCAAATATCGGCATGATAAAACTTCCGTGGGTCTCGAGAAGGTTTCAGTGGTCGGtgttcaatctctactgtttcttgtggtgtggcccacttgagtaacgAATCTCGCTGATTTTTGAGCTCAAGTCATCACATGAGCTGGCACacggaatggacggagtggatataatacagacatcacagtggaccacacatagCTTCAGCTTTTGGTTAGCGTGGCTCCAGTAACACGGGTTGTTGGAAGTGCGCGTTCTATAAACTGTTTGGGTTGGTTTGGCGAGTGGATCAGATTTCGCACGCAAATTAGTCGTTTTCACGTGGGAGGCGAGTGACTCGAACGCACAGGCTAAAGACTCTGCGACTCGACACGAGTCGTTTCGCGCTGAGTTGAGTCACGACTCGCTCGAGTCAGGGCTGAATCGGCCTGTCTTGCAGGAATCAGTGGTGACTCGGTCACCGAACTCGATTGGGTCTGGCCGAGTCTAAGTTGACTCGGACGAGTTACATCAGACTCGTCCGAGTCTCAAAACCATGCTCGAGCGTTGCATCGATAAATCAAGCCCATTCAAATAAAATTCGTGGTGGCAATTTCGTAAATATATACAAACCAAGAAGCCAGAAAAATCATTTGTAACCTCAACGCATTTACAAACGCCACATCTGCATGCACTCTCACAAATAAATGCCGAGGCTTACAGGTGAGTATGACTAGAATCCTAATCGCGGACACACGTGCCATCTCGGATAACCTATTCGAGATCCAATCCGTCAATCAGGTGGCAACATCATATCTAGATGCAAATGTATGATTTGTGACCGTTCTTCTAAGATTTGGGCCACAAATGTTAGTTGAATGTTGACAACCGTTCAATATTTTTCAACTATCCACATTCAACGGGTACTCTTTCCCCACCTTATCATCATATCGATTGTATATCCTATTCATAAAACATAGACCACGAGGCCATTCTAATTGAGGGTCTGGATTTTAACACGTGTGCCACGACTGCAGATATGGCCGCGAGTACTCACGCGAGTACCCTTGCATTATCTCTGTTTGTATTTTGAGAAAAGAATTTGATACTCAGCCAGAGCGTGATAGTCGATACAAAGGCACTAATTAATTGCACGCGTAGAATATTCTTGAATAAATCTGAACCGCAAAATAGTATTTAAAAGGTAAACTAGATATTGGAAAAAAACAAAATACACTTATCTGGCTTTCTAGATATCTGATCGATGGGCATTTGATATATAGTGGCGATGAAATATTCAACGGTTtgcattgaaaaattaaaatgcctCTTGATCAGAGAATATAATCATTCAAATCAACCGAAATTTGGATGATGACCTATCTATTATTATTCTAGCAACTTGGACGTATTTTTTGAATTAGTATTTTCCAATTATCCAATTTCAAAGTGCCAGTGTATCAACCATCGaacacagccagagtatcaaataacattCCCATTTATTTTCTGAATAAACTATATAGACAGAAGATTTCGGACAGAGAAGCAAAGACGACACAAAACACATCCAGATTTCCCTCTCATCTTTCTTCTCtccattcatctctctctctctctctctctctcgatttcttcaataaaaccctaattttcagATATATCCTGCATTCATCTTCATCACAGATTTCATCTTCCAgtcgtctctttctctctctctctctacctctctctcttcaTCGCAATGTTGGAGTAAAGCATCAGCTCTGGCGAAGATCTGCATCCGATCGCTGCTGATAGATGACCGTGGATCTGATCAGAACTCAATCGCTCCGTTTTCCACGGTCCGATCGTCTCAGTCTTGGACATCCTCATGTAATGATCCGTAAGTATGGTTTGATGATCAGATTACGGATTCAGACGATTCGTTCTAGATCGATCGTTTTTTAGTATGCTTTCGGTCTCGATTTCGTCATCTTGGAATGCAGAAAGTGATATCGCAATTCATCGATCGTAGTTGCTTATGGTGTAATTGATTGATAGTAAAGAAAAAGGGAGAATTTTTCTTTgctctgaaagagagagaatcgTTTTTTTTGCTCTCTCTACATTCGATTCCTTTCAAAAGGCTATGGTGTATGAAAAGTAAGTTTCGAAGAGTTTCTGTCTTTTTCCTGCCGGAGGAATGGAAAAAACGGCACTTAATTTCTCCCGTCTTTGGTTGATGatgaagattttaaaaaaaaatttcttcacAATTCGAACTTGATTTAAAAAAGGCCTCTTTTTAAGAGATTTGTTGCTTTTTgttgccaattttttttttcttttcatgtgatctGATTTTTGATGCTCAGCTGCCTTTTTTGTTCGGGACCAGGAAATCGGAAGGGATTTTGGGGAATTTAATGCGGGCGTGAATTGCATGGGGAGAGGATGCCAGAGTTGCGTAGTGGGGCCCGGCAAGCTCGGTTGAAATCTAAGCGTCTTGATGATCTTCAGCAGCCTTCGCCGCAACAGCACCCGTTTGATCAAGCGGAGAATTGGGTTCTGCCTACTCAGAACCGGACTGGAAGGAGAGGTGGGGCTGGAAGAGGAAAGGGTGCCAATGCTGTGGCCATAGCGAAAGGGCCTTCTGCTAGTCCGGCTAGGCCGAGTGCTAGAGGGAGGGGGATTAGGCTGATAGACTTGGACCTAGAGCAGCCTTGTGGGGTCCTGCCTGAAGCTGCCCTTGGTGGGGCCCAAGACCAGGGTCTGATCCGGACGGAGGCTGTCGCTGGCAAGGAATTGGTGATGGAGGGAGGGAGTGCTGATAAATTGATGGGGGCTGAAGAAGAAGCGGGCGTGGCTCCTGTTCCTGACAAGGTATGCTTGTGAtagttttttttatgtttttcgaATTGTTGATTTTGGCTGTGTTGGGATGTGGTCCAAATGCAAGTGGATAAAGTATTTCAGTGTTTGTTTGGAGTGTGAGGATTTCAGGAACTAGACTGTTTTCTCACCCCCCCTCTTTTTTAATAGACCAAATTAATAGCGGAAACATTTCAGGTTGGACCTGAAATGTAGTTGATATTGATTTGAGTGGAGAAGCATCCTGCCCTTTTGGAAAAAAGTTGGGACATCAACACTTGCTACCAATTAGCGGATGAGATCCAAATTGACATGGATTTTTTGTCATTTTCAGTGACATGGTAGGTTCATTGTCACATCTTTTTCCTGATGATGAATTTAGTGTGGTTTTCGTTAATTGTTATGGAATGAGTTCAGTGATctttttgtttggttttgtttattTTTGGAGCATAGCTTCTGAGTCGTTCTATCAGCATGGAAAGGTTGTCTGTCTTTTAACTTCTTGTAGCTGGAAACTAGTGTTCTAACTGTGATTTTCCCTGAGAGAGATGAagcaattttagaaactttcttttgtTCTTATTGCCTTTTGTGGGGGAAAATTACCTTGTTAGCTTGGTGCTCCAAATGCAATTAAGGCTTACTAATGGATGTTGATTGTCCAATAAATATTGAGTTCCAGGATATGAATTGGGACAGCTAGATAAAATTTTAAAAGCTGAGATTCCTTCCTTGTCGGAAATAACAACGGAACTAGTGCAATTGACTTATAGATAGAAGATTCCTTCTAGTAAGAACCTGAAACTCGTATTGTTGCTACATATTGTTTTTCTGATGGAAGTCATATAGGAGAAGTGCAACTGCAAACATGGCAGGATGTTAAGGAAATGGAATCAGAGAGGACCCCTTGATTTGGAAAATCTTCAAAACAGTCCCTTTTCTGTGCCATCACTCAAATGTGATGTTTTGGTTGAGTACGATAAACTATTTTCTCTACACAaagatttctttctttctatttatctGATGTAGCTATTCCTGATATTTTCTTCAATGTTTGGACTCAACAACCTTGTAAGTCCaaacattttctttttttctaaccGCATCTAAGTCATGTTTCATGCTATGAATGGCTCCTTACACAGTTCTCCAATGATGTTGGTTTCCCCTTTTCTTTTGCAGGTGCAAGTAGGTAATTCCCCTGTATATAAAATAGAGAGGAAGCTGGGTAAAGGTGGTTTCGGTCAGGTTTATGTTGGCAGAAGGGTAAGTGGTGGCACAGAGCGAACTGGACCAGATGCCTTGGAGGTAAGACTCCTATCCATGTTTGAACTTTTCTGAAACTGCTTGTCATGCACAAGGTTGTCTTTAACTTTGTTCTGTTTTAGGTGGCACTGAAATTTGAGCACCGTAGCAGTAAAGGTTGCAATTATGGTCCTCCTTACGAGTGGCAAGTCTACAAGTAAACACATTTATCTCTAAtgaccaatttttatttttttttctgtatcAATCTCTTGCATAATGAATGACTATCTTAATATGCATCTCTGATGTTTTGCTTTGTGATAACCAAGTACTCTCAATGGATGTTATGGATTACCATGGGTTCATCACAAAGGTCGGCAAGGAGATTACTACATCTTGGTGGGGTTTGTTACAAAGATTGAAATCTTTATGTTGAGGTTTCCTGAACTTACCTTCGCTGAATAAATTGAAATGATTGTTTCAGGTCATGGACATGCTTGGGCCCAGTCTTTGGGATGTCTGGAATTCTGTAGGCCAGGCGTAAGAAACAAACATgtcttatttcctttatttcttttAGTGCACTATGTCAGTTAGATTGACTAATACCTGAACAGGATGTCACCAAGTATGGCGGCTTGCATTGCTGTGGAGTCTATATCGATTCTTGAGAAGCTTCACTTGAAAGGGTACCTCTAATATTTTCTCTTTTCTTGGATAATGTTCAGCTTTTCATTAACTTCCATGGAATTGTACCTATATACAGTTTCTCTTTTCTTGTTTAGGTTTGTGCATGGAGATGTGAAGCCGGAGAATTTTTTACTTGGTCAACCTGGAACTGCTGATGAGAAGAAGCTATTTCTTATTGATCTTGGCTTGGGTATGTTGTTTTCACTTTTGAAGTCTCATCCATTTTATTTGTACCTGATGTTCACATAGTAACTATAAAATAGAGATAGCCTGTTAAGTTAGAAGCAATGTGCTttacttggaagtctttgataaGGTCTTTCTTTGTCTTCTGATTGATCATATAAAATCATTTTGGAGTAAATTCCAATTCCATGGTTAGTGTTGCTAGTGCCATTAATATGTGTGCGGTTCAGCATCTAGATGGAAGGACTCGACATCAGGTCAGCATGTTGACTATGACCAAAGGCCCGACATCTTCAGGTATGTGGCTTTGTAAATTTTCGTTGTATTTATATTCTTGTCGGTGGGTTGTAATACCTTTCTTTGGCAGGGGAACAATAAGATATGCAAGTGTTCATGCACATTTAGGTCGGACAGGAAGTAGAAGGGATGATCTTGAGTCATTGGCTTACACATTGATATTTCTTATCAGAGGAAGGTTGCCCTGGCAAGGCTATCAGGTGCTGTTATTTTAATAGGCTGCTTGTGCACTTTTGTTGTTTTCCATATTCTGCTTTAGTTTCTTCTGGATTCATTTCTTCTTTTGTCTGAAAATGCAGGGAGACAACAAGAGTTTTCTTGTCTGTAAGAAAAAAATGGCTACTTCTCCAGAGTTGCTCTGTTGTTTCTGCCCGCCTCCATTCAAACAGTTTCTTGAGATTGtgacaaatatgaaatttgatgAAGAGCCAAATTATTCCAAGCTCATTTCCCTCTTTGAAAGCCTGATCGAGCCATGCACACCCTTGAGACCGATCAGAATCGA
Coding sequences:
- the LOC131249290 gene encoding casein kinase 1-like protein HD16, encoding MPELRSGARQARLKSKRLDDLQQPSPQQHPFDQAENWVLPTQNRTGRRGGAGRGKGANAVAIAKGPSASPARPSARGRGIRLIDLDLEQPCGVLPEAALGGAQDQGLIRTEAVAGKELVMEGGSADKLMGAEEEAGVAPVPDKVQVGNSPVYKIERKLGKGGFGQVYVGRRVSGGTERTGPDALEVALKFEHRSSKGCNYGPPYEWQVYNTLNGCYGLPWVHHKGRQGDYYILVMDMLGPSLWDVWNSVGQAMSPSMAACIAVESISILEKLHLKGFVHGDVKPENFLLGQPGTADEKKLFLIDLGLASRWKDSTSGQHVDYDQRPDIFRGTIRYASVHAHLGRTGSRRDDLESLAYTLIFLIRGRLPWQGYQGDNKSFLVCKKKMATSPELLCCFCPPPFKQFLEIVTNMKFDEEPNYSKLISLFESLIEPCTPLRPIRIDGALKVGQKRGRLLVNLEEDEQPKKKIRLGSPATQWISVYNARRPMKQRYHYNVADLRLSQHVDKGNEDGLHISCVASSTNLWALIMDAGTGFSSQVYELSAVFLHKDWIMEQWEKNYYISAIAGAANGSSLVVMSKGTPYTQQSYKVSESFPFKWINKKWKEGFHVTSMTTAGNRWGVVMSRNSGYSDQVVELDFLYPSEGIHRRWENGYRITSTAATPDQAAFILSLPKRKMMDETQETLRTTAFPSTHVKEKWSKNLYIASICYGRTVC